The window GGAAATTCTAATTACTGCAGCTATTAACCAGCCCAGTAGGAGAGGATTGATGGACAATTGCTGTAACGAAGCCCCAATCTCGCCACTCACCCCACTATCTACCAACACTTCCTTATACGCTCCTGCACCAGCAATAATTAAAAGTATCAACGCAATGTCTTTTACAGCTGAAGCATAACCTTTCATAATATCAGCCACTTTTATCTTCTTCAGTATACCAAGACTAATCGTCGCCCATGTCAAAGAAATTAACATGACAATATTTGCATCTCCGATAAACATCATCAATCCATAAGCAGGACTATTTGCATCCATTTTCAAACCTACTAGGGACAACACTATCAGTAGGAATACCGGCAATAAAGCTGTAAAAAGACTGTTGGCCAGCCCCGGCAATTCACTTTCCTTTTTTGGTTTTACATTAAAAACATCCAAAGGAGTGATCTGCATTTTCCGCAAATAGGGAAGTCGCCCCAACAAAGGCCCACCCAAAACTATTACCGGAATCCCAATAATAAAACCATAGATCAGGGTAGTCCCAATATTGGCTCCAAATTGAGCGACTAACGCTACCGGAGCCGGATGTGGCGGGAGAAGTCCATGGGTAATAGACAAGGCAGCAAGCATGGGCATACCTAAAATCATTACCGGAACTTTATATTGGTAGGCTACTGCAAAGACCAATGGCACCAAAAGCACAAAGCCCACATTAAAAAACAATGGAATGCCCACAATAAATGCTGTTAGCCCTATGGCCCAATGAACATGTTTTTGACCAAAGCTATTCATAAGAAATTGAGCAATCCGTTGGGCAGCACCACTATCAGCTACGATTTTACCAAGCATCGCGCCAAGAACAATTACAATCACCAAAGCCCCCATCAGATTCCCTATCCCTCTTTGAACAGCGCCTGAAATCTCTTCTAGTGGTATTCCTAGAAATAGACCTGCGAGGATTGAGGTAATTAAGAATGCTATAAATGGCTCAACCTTGATCCAAACGATCAGTGCAACCAAGAACAAAATACTTGAGGCGACAATTACAAAAGTCATAGTGGTTTTTAAACTAAGCCAAAAATTACAGCATATTCTGCTAAATGCCTATTTCGCTATAAAAAACTTCTATAATTAATTTGACTTTTGTCTAGAATGAAAGTCGTCACTATTTTTTTCCATTGAGCAGACCAATTAAACCTAAGCATGGGCCAATGGCCAAAACTATAAATATGGCATTGGAATCACTAAATACCATCATGGCAGAGACCAGTTGAATGCTAATGATAGATATAGTATAGCCTATACTGTTTACTATTGTAAGCGCTGTTCCTTTGATTTCCGCCGATGCATGTTGCGCCACAAGTGTAGACAATAATGGAGAATCTGCAATAATTACTATTCCCCAGAAAAAAAGAAAACCAACAAACAGCAGTTCATTTTGGCTAGATAATAATAGCGGAGAAATGAGACAACAAAGACCTGATAAAAACAAAAAGAAAAAAGCCAATCGGTTTACCCCAATCCTTGAAGCCAGAAAACCACTAAACACACAAGCGACACCTCCCACCCCAATGATCAGAAAGGATAATAAAGGTACATTAAATGTTACAGCCGAATGTTCATTACTGTATTTTAATAATATCACAGGAACAAAAGCCCAAAATGAATAAAGCTCCCACATATGCCCGAAATACCCAAAGGCTACAGAGCGAAACTTTTTGTTTTCAAAAACCTTAAAAATAGCGGTTACTTTTGCAGGTTGACCTGCTTTCCTAAAAGGGCCACTTGGCACCAAAACCAACATCAATATGCCTCCTAAAAGTCCTAAACCGGAGGTAGCCACCAAAACTGCTTTCCATGGGTAGGCGCCTCCCATTTCTTTTAGTAAATGAGGAAAGGCTGTCCCAATCACAAGTGCACCTACTAGAAAGCCAAGGGATTTACCCAAGCCTTTTTCATAATAATCCGC of the Cyclobacterium marinum DSM 745 genome contains:
- a CDS encoding gluconate:H+ symporter, producing MTFVIVASSILFLVALIVWIKVEPFIAFLITSILAGLFLGIPLEEISGAVQRGIGNLMGALVIVIVLGAMLGKIVADSGAAQRIAQFLMNSFGQKHVHWAIGLTAFIVGIPLFFNVGFVLLVPLVFAVAYQYKVPVMILGMPMLAALSITHGLLPPHPAPVALVAQFGANIGTTLIYGFIIGIPVIVLGGPLLGRLPYLRKMQITPLDVFNVKPKKESELPGLANSLFTALLPVFLLIVLSLVGLKMDANSPAYGLMMFIGDANIVMLISLTWATISLGILKKIKVADIMKGYASAVKDIALILLIIAGAGAYKEVLVDSGVSGEIGASLQQLSINPLLLGWLIAAVIRISVGSATVAALTAAGIIAPLVASGVGDPNLMVLAIGSGSLIFSHVNDGGFWLVKEYFNLSIKQTFLSWTMLETVLSILGLLGVLILDLFILH
- a CDS encoding MFS transporter, producing the protein MKHSKIILPVIVFSQFCCTSLWFAGNGVINDLVLNFDLKPSALGHLTSAVQFGFIIGTLIFALLTIADRFSPSKVFFFSALIGALFNLGVTWDGNGLLSLIFLRFFTGFFLAGIYPVGMKIAADYYEKGLGKSLGFLVGALVIGTAFPHLLKEMGGAYPWKAVLVATSGLGLLGGILMLVLVPSGPFRKAGQPAKVTAIFKVFENKKFRSVAFGYFGHMWELYSFWAFVPVILLKYSNEHSAVTFNVPLLSFLIIGVGGVACVFSGFLASRIGVNRLAFFFLFLSGLCCLISPLLLSSQNELLFVGFLFFWGIVIIADSPLLSTLVAQHASAEIKGTALTIVNSIGYTISIISIQLVSAMMVFSDSNAIFIVLAIGPCLGLIGLLNGKK